Proteins encoded within one genomic window of Humulus lupulus chromosome 1, drHumLupu1.1, whole genome shotgun sequence:
- the LOC133801309 gene encoding protein SEED AND ROOT HAIR PROTECTIVE PROTEIN-like, translated as MAGSILSCMVLLSLLLIVASAINYDNGPKPNQQVHDDDDDDQHNEELLPLESEDKSESYDHVHDHHHHISDHINSVGVQGLILCNSNDEYSPLVGGLARITCIAEDENGYERAPFSMVSHKSNEKGYFMATFLVSDVLGSEDKLKLKECKAFLEGCPIEIEAACKFATDVNNGVSGALLSSYRFLPQKDMSLYTVGPFVYTSQQPDGHY; from the exons ATGGCTGGTTCCATCTTAAGCTGCATGGTTCTGTTGTCTTTATTATTAATAGTGGCCTCGGCTATTAATTACGATAATGGTCCAAAACCAAACCAACAAGTACATGATGACGACGATGATGATCAACACAATGAAGAGCTTCTTCCATTGGAATCCGAAGATAAATCAGAGTCCTATGATCATGTTCATGATCATCATCATCACATTAGTGACCATATCAATAGTGTTGGTGTTCAGGGCCTCATTTTGTGCAACTCAAACGATGAATACTCCCCACTAGTtg GAGGTTTGGCAAGGATTACATGCATAGCAGAAGATGAAAATGGGTACGAGAGAGCTCCGTTCTCTATGGTGAGCCATAAAAGTAATGAAAAGGGTTACTTCATGGCAACATTTTTAGTCTCGGATGTACTTGGTTCTGAAGATAAGTTGAAACTCAAAGAGTGCAAAGCTTTCCTTGAAGGTTGTCCCATTGAGATTGAGGCTGCTTGTAAATTTGCTACTGATGTTAACAATGGAGTCAGTGGAGCTCTACTCTCTTCATATCGCTTCCTCCCTCAGAAGGATATGTCTTTGTACACTGTTGGACCTTTCGTCTATACCTCTCAGCAACCTGATGGCCATTATTAA